GCCGAAGTCGCGGCCCAGGTCAACCGGAGCGAAGAGCCCTTGCGGGCGGCGGGCCGGCAGCTGGCCCGGCTGGTCGGCTCGTACGAGACGAACCGATCAGCGGACTAGGACCTGGCCGCCGGTCAGCTCTGCGGTGCGCGGTCGAGTCCTCGTTCGAAGTCGAGGAGTTCTTCGGCGAAGGCTCGGGGGTGTCCTCGGGGGAGAAGTGTCCTTCCGGGTGTCCGATCGGGGCGGTGCCGTTCGTGGTGGGAGTGGAGGCCGCGATGCCGGGGAGCGAGCATGGAGCTGACGAACCTCTCCGCCGGATCGCGGCCGTCCCGGAGGGCGTGAGGATCCAGACCGCAGAGGAGTCGACGTGCAGTACCTGGTTTCCGTGATCGACGACAAGACCGCTTCCGCCACCGCGGAGGAGATGACCGCCATCAAGGCGTTCAACGAGCGGCTCCAGGCCGAGGGGCACTGGGTCTTCGCCGGCGGCCTCAACGCGCCCAGCACGGCCACCGTCATCGAGCACCGGGACGGGGAGCCGATCTTCACCGACGGGCCCTTCCTGGAGTCGAAGGAGCACCTCGCCGGGTTCTGGGTCATCGAGGCCCCCGACCTCGACGTCGCGCTCGAGATCGCCGCCGAAGGCGCCGAGCGCTGCAACCGGAAGGTCGAGGTGCGGCCGTTCCTGTGAGCCCGGTCGAGGAGGCGCTCAGCCGCGCGCACCGCGCGGAGTGGGCGCGGCTGGTCGCCGTG
This portion of the Saccharopolyspora antimicrobica genome encodes:
- a CDS encoding YciI family protein — its product is MQYLVSVIDDKTASATAEEMTAIKAFNERLQAEGHWVFAGGLNAPSTATVIEHRDGEPIFTDGPFLESKEHLAGFWVIEAPDLDVALEIAAEGAERCNRKVEVRPFL